One genomic window of Limanda limanda chromosome 16, fLimLim1.1, whole genome shotgun sequence includes the following:
- the LOC133021273 gene encoding olfactory receptor 52E8-like has protein sequence MMDNVSVVSMFTMSGLSGTAHYRVTLFILTLLCYCVIWLINVTIIVTIIIDKNLHEPMYIFLCNLCINALYGTAGFYPKFLIDLLSNSHVISYSGCLLQGFVLHSSLCADGSILLLMAYDRYVAICQPLTYHSVMTKGKIGMFVFFAWLVPHYLMMVGTITTAITKICGSHIPKIYCINYLVNRLACTPPLASVIVPAFNYTVVLIHVAFIFWSYMCLIKNCLHSGENRSKFMQTCLPHLLCLNTLVISILFDLMYVRFGTSTIPQSLNNFMAIEFLVVPPILNPLIYGLKLTQIRNRIVQFFLGKN, from the coding sequence ATGATGGATAATGTTTCAGTAGTTTCTATGTTCACTATGTCGGGGTTGAGTGGCACAGCGCACTACAGAGtcaccctcttcatcctcactttgttgtgttactgtgtgatCTGGCTGATAAATGTGACCATCATCGTGACCATCATCATAGATAAAAACCTTCACGAGCCCATGTACATCTTCCTCTGTAATCTGTGCATCAACGCACTGTATGGGACTGcaggcttttatccaaagttcCTCATCGACCTCCTGTCTAACTCTCATGTCATCTCTTACAGTGGATGCCTCCTGCAGGGTTTTGTGTTGCACTCTTCACTCTGCGCAGATGGCTCTATTCTCTTATTAATGGCCTATGACAGATATGTGGCTATCTGTCAGCCTCTAACTTACCACTCAGTGATGACGAAGGGAAAAATaggcatgtttgtgttttttgcttgGCTTGTACCCCACTATCTGATGATGGTTGGCACTATAACAACAGCAATAACCAAAATATGCGGCTCACATATTCCAAAAATCTACTGTATTAATTATTTGGTGAATAGACTTGCTTGTACTCCTCCATTAGCAAGTGTCATTGTTCCAGCTTTTAATTACACTGTTGTTTTAATCCATGTAGCCTTTATTTTTTGGTCTTATATGTGTCTGATCAAAAATTGCCTTCACTCCGGTGAGAACAGAAGCAAGTTCATGCAAACCTGTCTGCCGCATTTACTATGTTTGAATACCTTAGTCATTAGTATTCTTTTTGATTTGATGTACGTGAGATTTGGCACGAGTACGATACCGCAAAGTCTCAATAATTTTATGGCAATAGAATTCCTGGTCGTTCCTCCGATCCTCAATCCCCTCATATACGGTCTCAAACTGACGCAAATAAGAAACAGAATCGTGCAGTTTTTTTTAGGGAAGAACTGA
- the LOC133021274 gene encoding LOW QUALITY PROTEIN: olfactory receptor 52R1-like (The sequence of the model RefSeq protein was modified relative to this genomic sequence to represent the inferred CDS: substituted 2 bases at 2 genomic stop codons), protein MMDNVSVVSMFTLSGLSGTARYSVTLFILTLMCYCVIWLVNVTIIVTIIIDKNLHEPMYIFLCNLCINGLYGTAGFYPKFLIDLLSNSHVISYSGCLLQGFVLHTSASADFSILLLKGLSPLLHFYTFFGXGXIGINKILVGTITTAITKICGSHIPKIYCINYLVNRLACTPPLASAIIPAFNYTVCLIYVVLIFWSYLYLIKNCLHSGENRSKFMQTCLPHLLCLNTLVISILFDLMYVRFGTSTIPQSFKNFIAIEFLVVPPILNPLIYGLKLTQIRNRIMQFFFRKN, encoded by the exons ATGATGGATAATGTTTCAGTAGTTTCCATGTTCACTCTGTCGGGGTTGAGTGGCACAGCGCGCTACAGTGtcaccctcttcatcctcactttGATGTGTTACTGTGTGATCTGGCTGGTAAACGTGACCATCATCGTGACCATCATCATAGATAAAAACCTTCACGAGCCCATGTACATCTTCCTCTGTAATCTGTGCATTAACGGACTGTATGGGACTGcaggcttttatccaaagttcCTCATCGACCTCCTGTCTAACTCTCATGTCATCTCTTACAGTGGATGCCTCCTGCAAGGTTTTGTGTTGCACACTTCAGCCAGTGCAGATTTCTCTATTCTcttattaaagggactctcacctttgttgcatttttacactttttttggataaggttaaattggtattaataag aTCTTGGTGGGCACTATAACAACAGCAATAACCAAAATATGCGGCTCACATATTCCGAAAATCTACTGTATTAATTATTTGGTGAATAGACTTGCTTGTACTCCTCCATTAGCAAGTGCCATTATTCCAGCTTTTAATTacactgtttgtttaatctATGTAGTCTTAATTTTCTGGTCTTATTTGTATCTGATCAAAAATTGCCTTCACTCCGGTGAGAACAGAAGCAAGTTCATGCAAACCTGTCTGCCGCATTTACTATGTTTGAATACCTTAGTCATTAGTATTCTTTTTGATTTGATGTACGTGAGATTTGGCACGAGTACGATACCGCAAAGTTTCAAGAATTTTATTGCAATAGAATTCCTGGTCGTTCCTCCGATCCTCAATCCCCTCATATACGGTCTCAAACTGACGCAAATAAGAAATAGAATCATGCAGTTTTTTTTCAGGAAGAACTGA